A single genomic interval of Anopheles marshallii chromosome 2, idAnoMarsDA_429_01, whole genome shotgun sequence harbors:
- the LOC128708267 gene encoding WD repeat-containing protein 37: protein MALDLLGRQKMPLDGSSSKQPAVGSSSASGGSAGVGTTAGVVGPAGVAGVGVGGSATGPAVTGATAGCVSGTSVMGKQLTAKRSLKLGSLAEDIMPGSLGGGEEPFRARLHHLFSQIEKEFELLHVENMSLREKLEAVAGTPRDSTVGERLPMQDAFEVDGSVNKSFKSKLGSAGSKVKAGHKLRAQTSRIVSSFKAQSVVSSLVREFCGHKDGVWQVSTKAGQPIIGTASADHSACIWGIDTGRCLLQYQGHSGSVNSIKFHPTRDIVLTGSGDATAQIWQAAVNWEVPARKGHSSEEELEEEEEGPYEEKERIDVLRTPLCEFSGPGGHTAVVVAADWLPGGDQVITASWDRTAILWDVETREPLHPLCGHDHELTHASAHPSQRLVVTASRDSTFRLWDFRDPIPAVSVFQGHTENVTSTVFTRDDKVVSGSDDRSVKVWELRNMRSALTTIRTDSAVNRLAVSASGVIAIPHDNRHIRLFDLNGQRIARLPRTSRQGHRRMVSAVAWTEDISSNCNLFSSGFDRRVLGWGVCLPPKDN, encoded by the exons ATGGCTTTAGATTTGCTTGGTCGTCAGAAAATGCCATTAGATGGATCCTCGTCGAAGCAACCTGCGGTCGGCTCTTCCTCGGCTAGTGGAGGTTCCGCCGGGGTTGGTACTACGGCAGGCGTCGTGGGACCAGCTGGAGTTGCTGGGGTTGGTGTGGGAGGAAGTGCCACTGGACCGGCAGTAACGGGTGCGACGGCCGGTTGTGTCAGCGGGACCTCCGTCATGGGCAAACAGCTAACCGCAAAACGCTCATTAAAGCTGGGCAGTTTGGCGGAAGACATAATGCCTGGATCGTTGGGAGGAGGCGAGGAACCGTTCCGAGCACGACTGCATCATCTGTTTTCGCAGATCGAGAAGGAGTTTGAACTATTGCATGTAGAAAACATGAGCT tgcgTGAAAAGTTGGAAGCTGTCGCTGGAACTCCGCGTGATTCAACCGTCGGTGAGAGGCTTCCTATGCAGGACGCATTCGAGGTGGATGGATCGGTAAATAAGAGCTTCAAATCGAAGCTTGGCAGTGCAGGCAGCAAAGTAAAGGCGGGCCACAAGCTGCGAGCACAGACGAGTCGCATCGTTTCAAGCTTCAAGGCTCAGTCCGTCGTCAGTTCGCTAGTGCGCGAATTCTGCGGCCACAAGGACGGTGTTTGGCAGGTCAGCACGAAAGCCGGTCAGCCTATCATCGGCACCGCTTCGGCCGATCACAGTGCATGCATTTGGGGCATCGATACGGGACGATGTCTGCTGCAATATCAGGGCCACAGTGGATCGGTCAACTCGATCAAGTTTCATCCGACGCGTGACATTGTGCTGACTGGCAGTGGAGATGCCACCGCTCAAATATGGCAAGCTGCCGTGAACTGGGAGGTACCGGCACGAAAGGGTCATTCCTCGGAGGAGGAACTCGAAGAAGAGGAGGAAGGACCGTACGAAGAAAAGGAACGGATTGATGTGTTGCGGACGCCGTTGTGTGAATTTTCCGGCCCCGGAGGACATacggcggtggtggtagcaGCCGACTGGCTACCCGGTGGAGATCAGGTCATAACGGCCAGCTGGGATCGGACAGCGATTCTGTGGGACGTGGAAACACGGGAGCCGTTGCATCCACTGTGCGGCCACGATCACGAGCTGACCCACGCGTCGGCCCATCCGAGCCAACGGCTCGTTGTGACTGCTTCACGCGATTCCACTTTCCGGCTGTGGGATTTCCGTGACCCCATTCCGGCGGTTTCAGTTTTCCAAGGACACACTGA AAATGTAACCTCTACAGTATTCACACGTGATGACAAGGTAGTCTCCGGATCAGATGACCGTTCGGTGAAGGTATGGGAGCTGCGTAACATGCGGTCTGCGCTTACAACCATCCGCACGGATTCCGCCGTGAATCGGTTGGCCGTGTCGGCCAGCGGTGTGATCGCCATCCCGCACGATAATCGCCATATTCGGCTGTTCGATCTGAACGGACAGCGCATTGCCCGGTTACCCCGTACGAGCCGCCAAGGCCATCGACGTATGGTATCCGCGGTCGCCTGGACCGAGGATATCAGCTCAAACTGCAATCTCTTCTCGAGCGGTTTCGATCGGCGAGTGTTAGGCTGGGGCGTTTGCTTGCCACCCAAAGACAACTGA